The following nucleotide sequence is from Spartobacteria bacterium.
ACGGTTATCGTGACGAAAAATACCTCCATTTAAAAATCTATGACCTTCCGTTTCTCAACATCAGAAAAGAGCTATAGTACGCAATTCCGAGAAGAACCGCCAGCAGTGTGATGGAATTCGCGCACAATCCATCAAATTACTCGGTGTTTTTCCGCCCCATTTCCAGCATTTTGCCCGCCATGCAACAAGAATAGAGACACATGTTCAAATTCAAACGGCCATGAATAACCACAGATGGCCCACAGAAATGTGTATAAGCATTGATATTTCCGCATGTCTAAATTAATACGCATTGAATATTGCGCAATACAGCGTGAATTGCTTATGTTGTGAACGAGTTTTAAGGAAGTGTTATGCAAAGATTGATTGAACATGCATTAAAGGAGTGGAAGGAAAGAGAGCAGCACAAGCCGCTGCTATTGCGGGGGGCAAGACAGGTCGGCAAGACCTGGTCTTTACGACGGCTTGGAGAATCCTTCACGAATTGCGTTGAATGTAATTTCGAACAAGACATCAGCCTTGCAAAGCTGTTCGATGGAGATTTGTCGGCGAAAACAATGCGTGAACGCATTTCGGCCTATACCGCAAAGCCTATAGAACCCGGGAAAACGTTGCTTTTCCTAGATGAGATTCAAGCTTGCCCCAACGCATTGCGATCATTGAGGTTTTTATATGAACAGCTTCCGGAACTTCATGTAGCTGCGGCCGGCTCGCTGCTTGAGTTTGCGCTTGAAGAATTGCCTTCCTTCGGCGTAGGCAGAATTGAATCGCTGTATATGTGGCCCATGAATTTTCGTGAATTTCTTATGGTCCGGAATGAGGCGGCTATGCTTGATGGCATGATGCATGAAAAAGATAGGGCACCTGTCTCATTTCATGAAAAGCTGATTGATTCACTGCGCATTTACATGATGCTTGGCGGCATGCCTGAAGTGATCAGTTCGTATGAACAGAATCGTGACATCAATCAATGCATGCGGGTACTTGATACACTTTATGCCGGCCTTCAGGATGATTTCGCAAAATACCGTTCACGTGTCCCTGCAGGCAGAATCAGGGAAGTATTTGAATCCGTAGTCATGCAGGCCGGAGGAAAGTTCGTGTATAACAATGTTGCATCCGGGCTGGATGCACGGCAGGTAAAAGCGGCGTTAAGCCTCCTGATACAGGCTGGTTTAGCGCACGGTGTGACACATTCTGCGGCACAGGGTATTCCATTGGGGGCACAGGCCAGACCATCCCGCTATAAAGTTATCCCGGCAGATTTGGGACTTTATCATCGTATATTGA
It contains:
- a CDS encoding DUF4143 domain-containing protein, which encodes MQRLIEHALKEWKEREQHKPLLLRGARQVGKTWSLRRLGESFTNCVECNFEQDISLAKLFDGDLSAKTMRERISAYTAKPIEPGKTLLFLDEIQACPNALRSLRFLYEQLPELHVAAAGSLLEFALEELPSFGVGRIESLYMWPMNFREFLMVRNEAAMLDGMMHEKDRAPVSFHEKLIDSLRIYMMLGGMPEVISSYEQNRDINQCMRVLDTLYAGLQDDFAKYRSRVPAGRIREVFESVVMQAGGKFVYNNVASGLDARQVKAALSLLIQAGLAHGVTHSAAQGIPLGAQARPSRYKVIPADLGLYHRILNVPASLFLTDDKKDLVNKGASAEIMAGLELLKAAPMHRKSELFYWQKEKRAGNAEVDYVIQKGMDVVPIEVKAGTRGAMQSMRVFLESHSTSTYGVRSSLESFGSIGNDIRIVPLYALGEWAAMDSDW